The following DNA comes from Malania oleifera isolate guangnan ecotype guangnan chromosome 12, ASM2987363v1, whole genome shotgun sequence.
GTACTGCATTTTGTTCATATACACAGAAATCCAAATCCAAAGTTCAATCTCCCAAACATGGGGTTAGAGTTATTTTTCTCTCTTGGCAAATTTCTTCCCTTGATTTTTGGAGCtttaaattttattcaagttgTACCTTTACTATTTCTGCTGCTCGGCCCTCACCCAGAGGTGTAATGACTCCTTGATATCTGTTCCTGAGTTCCTATCTCTTAATAGCAATAAATTTTCCCAAGTAATTGTAGTTGGTGGTACATTGTTTTGTTCAGCGAGGAACTCTGGCCTGGGAAGAGATTTCTGCAGATATGgtactgctgctgctgctattGAAGAGCCTATTGCTCCACATGTTAAAGTGAATCATACTCAGCTTTTAATCAATGGACAATTTGTTGATGCTGCATCAGGTAATCTTTCCACCTTTTGAAATAGTAATATTGATCTATAGtttttgtcaaatcttagtaCGGTAAATAGATCATGGGCTATCTTGCTGTCCTAGCATTTTCATATTACACTGCTTTTGACATGGTTGAGAATTTACTGAACTTATATCTTGGATTTTGGCCCCAGGAAAAACATTCCCAACGTTGGACCCCAGGACAGGTGATGTGATTGCTCATGTTGCTGAAGGTGATGCCGAAGATATCAACCGAGCTGTCTCTGCTGCTCGCAAGGCATTTGATGAAGGACCATGGCCAAAGATGACTCCATATGTAACTTTTTGCCtcattttacctttttttttttacttcatgGTGTTATTACATGGAATGCAACAGATGCCTTTGCTTCAAacttcatttatttaattttttatctaaaTCATCCAGGAAAGGTCAAAAATAATTTGGCGCTTTGCCGATTTACTTGAAAAGCACTGCGATGATATTGCGGCACTAGAGACTTGGGATAATGGAAAACCATATGAACAGGCTGCTAAAATTGAAATACCAATGGTGGTCCGTGTATTTCGATACTATGCTGGTAAGTAAATTAGAAGAATGGCAGAAGCAGTAGCTGCAGGACTACTATATAAGTTTCAAATGTTCCTTACATTCTCTGTATTTTGTGACAGTTCTGAAACATTTAAATTATAAATGCCTCAGGTTGGGCAGATAAGATTCATGGTCTCACAGCTGCTTCTGATGGATCACATCATGTACAAACCTTGCACGAACCAATCGGGGTTGCCGGCCAGATTATTCCATGGAATTTTCCTCTTCTCATGTTTGCTTGGAAGGTTGGGCCTGCATTAGCATGTGGTAATACCATTGTTCTAAAGACGGCTGAGCAGACACCATTATCTGCTATTTATGCGGCAAATCTGTTTCATGAGGTAATTTATGTCTTCTCTTATTTATCATTGTTTCAAAGCATCTTTTCTTCAGACAATTTCCAGTGGTTGCATTTGGCCAATTTCATGAATAGAGAGCAGGGGACCTGCGCCTTGACTGTTCATAATCTAAATTGCTGGTGGAAGATGTGAAACATTCATtaacaaattaaaatatttgCAATGATATAAGGTGTGccttttgggcattttatttaaTATCTGAATAATTAAGGACTCATAGTGGTACCTACAACAAATATGAAGAATTTAACCTCGTTTTACCTGACAGCTGTAAATGTAACTAAATATGTTTCCATCTCATTTACTGGCTACGTGCTGAATCTATAATATTTCAAATCTCAAGCGAAGGCAAATTCATTTAGTTTTACTGAAACTTTGTTGTTGATTATATGCTGTAGCTAATGTATTTGATGGATCATATCAAGTTCCATTCTTATCAATAATCTTTTTGACAGGCTGGGCTTCCTTCTGGTGTTCTAAATGTGGTTTCGGGTTTTGGTCCAACTGCTGGTTCTGCTCTTGCCAGTCACATGGATGTGGACAAGGTAATCTGTGTTCCTAAACTAATCTCCTATCTGTATTGCACTGAAATATATGATCCTTGGTTCCTTAAAAGTGTATCCCGAAATAATCCTTTTACACTTGGTAAAATGATTTTGATGTCTAGTTGGTGTGCAGAAAGATGAGTTATTGCATATAGCTGTTTTTATGCCTGCAGTTACAAATTTACTATAGTGGGTTAGTGTAGGATTAAAAGAGTAGTGGTTAAAAGCTTGCATGTGTCACTTCACTAGGTATATCATCGAAAATTTTCTCCTGCAAATAATCTAATTATTTATCCTGAACTTCTATAACCCTAGGCTTTGTCATTTTGTGCATTTGTTGAAGTTCCCATGTTTATGAACTCAAACTGTATTGAAAATGTTGATTGGTGGAGTGAAaaggggaatttttttttttttggtacatCTCATACAATGGATCATTGGGTTGAGCACAAAGGAAGTGTTTTTCCATTTCTTAGGCCTATGCATCATGGTTCAGTCATGGAATGCAAATTGTGCTAATGTAGAGTGGTAATGTatcttcctcctctcttcttgcTGAGATAGGATGCCCAATGTTTCTCTCAGTTGGGGAGATGATCTTTCATTCAAAGATCAATTTGCTTCAACTGTAAAGAAGTATGCTCAATGACTTTTCACTGATGCCTGCAGGCCAGCGCATGTATATCAGTCACTTAATGGCACTTATCGCTCAACTCTCTTTGCAGCTTGCTTTCACTGGATCAACAGATACAGGAAAAATTATCCTTGAATTGGCATCTAGAAGTAATCTTAAGCCAGTGACTTTGGAGCTTGGGGGGAAATCTCCTTTCATCATATGTGAGGATGCTGATGTAGATAAGGCAGTTGAGATGGCTCACTTCGCTCTTTTCTTTAATCAGGTACTTCCATGGAATAATTTTTTAAGGGGTAGGTATCATGGAACTATGGAAGATAGAATTCATTGCTTACAAATTTTGTGCCACCTGCAGGGACAATGTTGCTGTGCTGGCTCTCGTACATTTGTACATGAGCGTGTGTACGATGAGTTCATAGAAAAAGCAAAGGCACGCGCTTTGAAACGTGTTGTTGGTGATCCATTCAAGGCAGGCATTGAACAGGGTCCCCAGGTAATTTGTTATATTTTCTTTATATAGaagattatttttataattattggaaagattattttttatttgatacTTGTTTCTCAAATCTGCCGCTGGAAAGTCTTAAAATGAATTATTAGTTATCtttatacttatttttcaaatctGCCAGATTATTTCATTAGGATAAAACAGAAAATTATGGTATTTCCTCTGAACATAAGCATACATTTAAATTAACTCACGCAAAATTTTCCTAGCACACACTTCCTGGCAATGCTGGCTGCTATCAAGTATTAGAAAGTATAATTTTATCTTGGGGGTCATGTACTGACTGCAATTGTATATATCAGATTGACTCAACTCAATTTGAGAAGATCCTTAAGTACATTAGATCTGGGACTGAAAGTGGAGCTACCCTTGAAACTGGAGGAGAGCGATTTGGCAGCAAGGGCTTCTATATTCAGCCCACCGTTTTCTCCAATGTCAAGGTACACCATCCAGTGAAACCATTTTGCTTAATAGgttgaaatactattttttttcagG
Coding sequences within:
- the LOC131144348 gene encoding benzaldehyde dehydrogenase, mitochondrial-like; translated protein: MAARRISVLLSRSFASASSAGLISRSRNSGLGRDFCRYGTAAAAIEEPIAPHVKVNHTQLLINGQFVDAASGKTFPTLDPRTGDVIAHVAEGDAEDINRAVSAARKAFDEGPWPKMTPYERSKIIWRFADLLEKHCDDIAALETWDNGKPYEQAAKIEIPMVVRVFRYYAGWADKIHGLTAASDGSHHVQTLHEPIGVAGQIIPWNFPLLMFAWKVGPALACGNTIVLKTAEQTPLSAIYAANLFHEAGLPSGVLNVVSGFGPTAGSALASHMDVDKLAFTGSTDTGKIILELASRSNLKPVTLELGGKSPFIICEDADVDKAVEMAHFALFFNQGQCCCAGSRTFVHERVYDEFIEKAKARALKRVVGDPFKAGIEQGPQIDSTQFEKILKYIRSGTESGATLETGGERFGSKGFYIQPTVFSNVKDDMLIAKDEIFGPVQSILKFKDLDEVVRRANDTRYGLAAGVFTQDMDTANTLTRALKAGTVWVNCFDVFDAAIPFGGYKMSGHGREKGVYSLNNYLQVKAVVTPLTNPAWL